The proteins below are encoded in one region of [Limnothrix rosea] IAM M-220:
- a CDS encoding FecCD family ABC transporter permease has protein sequence MVISLRGFSQRFSQNRSVTVLCLMLGLVFFSSILALCQGAVPLSTGQLWQALQHQGDPLYQTIIWDLRLPRIVVALVVGAALGLSGALLQGLLRNGLADPFILGISAGAGLVAIAFITLNVFAAWIPLGAWLGALMTAVVVYCLGYVGGSLAVDRLVLAGVAVSSLFGAIQTTLLLMADDGRIQAALNWLVGSLNGRGWSDIQMVAPYVGVALLVGCLLGRPLNLLNLGDDMAVGLGISLTRSRIIIGMTASLLAASAVSIAGLIGFVGLVVPHGIRLLVGSDYRWVLPLSTLAGAWMLVLADLLSRSGTVELPVGAVTALLGSPLFIFLLYRRGLGGRL, from the coding sequence ATGGTGATTAGTCTTCGGGGCTTTTCCCAGCGTTTTTCGCAAAATCGTAGTGTTACGGTGTTGTGTTTGATGCTCGGTTTGGTCTTTTTCTCTAGCATATTGGCTTTATGCCAAGGGGCTGTTCCACTCAGTACTGGGCAGCTCTGGCAGGCTTTGCAACATCAGGGGGATCCCCTATACCAAACGATTATTTGGGATTTACGGTTGCCGCGCATTGTCGTTGCCTTAGTTGTCGGTGCGGCGCTGGGTCTATCGGGGGCTTTGCTTCAGGGGCTTCTGCGTAATGGTCTCGCTGATCCGTTTATTCTCGGCATTTCGGCTGGGGCGGGTTTGGTGGCGATCGCCTTTATTACCCTCAATGTTTTTGCCGCTTGGATCCCGCTGGGAGCATGGCTGGGCGCTCTAATGACAGCGGTGGTGGTCTACTGCTTGGGTTATGTCGGCGGCAGCTTAGCCGTAGATCGTCTGGTCTTAGCGGGTGTTGCGGTGAGTTCGCTGTTTGGCGCGATTCAAACCACCTTATTACTCATGGCGGATGATGGGCGCATTCAGGCTGCTTTAAATTGGCTTGTCGGCAGTTTAAATGGTCGCGGCTGGAGCGATATTCAGATGGTTGCCCCCTATGTCGGAGTTGCGCTGCTGGTGGGTTGCTTGTTAGGTCGCCCTTTAAATTTGCTCAATCTCGGTGATGATATGGCAGTCGGTTTAGGGATTTCCCTGACCCGCTCCCGCATCATTATCGGCATGACGGCCAGTTTGCTGGCGGCTAGTGCGGTCAGTATTGCGGGGCTAATCGGTTTCGTCGGATTAGTGGTTCCCCACGGCATTCGGTTGTTGGTCGGCTCGGATTATCGTTGGGTGTTGCCCCTATCGACCCTGGCGGGGGCTTGGATGTTGGTGTTGGCGGATTTGCTGTCGCGGTCTGGCACGGTGGAGTTGCCTGTCGGGGCGGTGACGGCTTTACTCGGCTCGCCTTTGTTTATCTTTTTGCTTTATCGTCGGGGTTTGGGAGGTCGTCTATGA
- a CDS encoding TonB-dependent hemoglobin/transferrin/lactoferrin family receptor has product MKSFYSRLSLSLLCGVPIVATVNGAIASPTSLIAQAEKRQTVTAVSFEPWDGGYEIVLETSDGEPLNIDASKFQRDGNDFITTIENATLALETTDSFVAANPTPDIAEVSVIQLTNDSLQVRVMGIDAPPTTEVSIRSSFLAYVLNPSDLIIADQEITILGTRSPRPVSLTPNSVTVIDRDDIDRTLSQDLRDLTRYEPNVSIGNDRRYGLQDVRIRGLGGNRVLLLTDGIRLPTQFEFGTPSLGRNYVDIESLQQVEIGRGPASSLFGSDALGGVVNFRTIEPRDLLNDKPDQDWVTRLTTNIDSVDKGWLNAGVTAFRADNVEFLLGYTRRDAFEARVPGDNDFVDDLYTNTNNFLGKINFNINETSTLAFTTEIFDSDTNYQVAPIIAANLIGPRGFVGNDERTETQFSRNRYSLAYRYNSETTEGFLDAAQLQVYYQDSGTDEFRFQDFVSPLTGDRRTRNLDNRFTDEILGADVQLQSSFNIGSAANILTYGFDISNTRNERVRDGVEQIFDAAGNLTSSSNRVGADNFPVKDFPDAETLRFGIFLQNELALSDTFTLLPGIRYDSYNLDVTSDELFENNSPEAQAADFNDSSLSPNLGFLWEATPNVALVGRYARGFRSPLYSEINAGFTNLTSPFFRYQTLSNPNLKPETSDTFELGIRSAFERGNFSLTGFYSKYNDFIETFASAGTRFIGGAPVFLFQSQNINDARTYGLELAGEYRFSDEDHGFSVLGSLGWTVGDDLDADQPLESVDPIKAVLGLRYRGKDDRWGTELVTTFVGKPRLRDDRPVGSYSPDAYTVVDLLGYYNITEDLKLNLGIFNLFNTEYFQYSDVQPLLNSPEPEDISRFAQPGISLRAGLSWQF; this is encoded by the coding sequence ATGAAATCTTTTTACTCTCGACTCTCCTTGAGCCTCCTTTGTGGTGTACCCATTGTTGCTACGGTTAATGGGGCGATCGCCTCTCCCACCTCTCTGATTGCCCAAGCAGAAAAACGACAAACCGTTACTGCCGTTAGCTTTGAACCTTGGGACGGCGGCTATGAAATTGTCCTAGAGACCAGCGACGGCGAACCCCTGAATATCGATGCCAGCAAATTTCAGCGGGACGGCAATGATTTCATTACCACGATCGAAAATGCCACCCTTGCCTTAGAAACCACAGATAGTTTCGTCGCCGCTAATCCCACCCCAGATATTGCCGAAGTGAGCGTTATCCAGCTTACCAACGATAGCCTCCAAGTGCGCGTCATGGGTATCGATGCGCCCCCCACCACTGAAGTGTCCATCCGGTCTAGCTTTTTAGCCTATGTGCTAAATCCCAGTGATTTGATCATTGCCGACCAAGAGATCACCATTCTCGGCACGCGATCGCCCCGTCCCGTTTCCCTCACACCCAACTCCGTTACCGTTATTGATCGCGATGATATCGACCGCACCTTAAGCCAAGATTTACGAGATTTGACCCGCTATGAACCGAATGTTTCCATCGGTAACGATCGCCGCTACGGCCTCCAAGATGTCCGCATTCGAGGCCTCGGCGGTAACCGTGTGCTGCTGCTCACCGACGGTATCCGCCTACCGACCCAATTTGAATTTGGGACACCCTCCCTCGGTCGAAACTACGTCGATATTGAAAGTCTGCAACAAGTAGAAATCGGTCGTGGCCCCGCCTCTTCCTTATTTGGTAGTGATGCCCTCGGCGGTGTCGTGAATTTTCGGACAATTGAACCAAGGGATCTGCTGAACGATAAACCCGATCAAGACTGGGTCACACGTCTCACCACCAATATTGACAGCGTTGATAAAGGGTGGCTCAATGCCGGAGTTACGGCTTTCCGAGCCGATAACGTTGAGTTTTTATTGGGCTATACCCGCCGCGATGCCTTTGAAGCAAGGGTTCCGGGAGATAATGATTTTGTCGATGATCTTTATACCAATACCAATAATTTCCTTGGCAAAATCAATTTCAACATTAATGAAACCTCAACCCTAGCCTTTACCACCGAAATTTTTGATAGCGATACTAACTACCAAGTCGCGCCCATTATTGCCGCAAACTTAATTGGACCACGGGGCTTTGTGGGCAATGACGAACGCACAGAAACGCAATTTTCCCGTAATCGCTATAGCCTTGCTTATCGCTATAACAGCGAAACGACAGAGGGTTTTCTTGATGCAGCCCAGCTTCAGGTGTATTACCAAGACTCCGGTACCGATGAGTTTCGCTTTCAAGATTTCGTCAGTCCTCTGACTGGCGATCGCCGCACCCGAAACTTAGACAATCGTTTTACCGATGAAATTTTAGGAGCCGATGTACAACTGCAAAGTAGCTTTAACATCGGTAGCGCTGCGAATATTTTGACCTACGGCTTTGATATCTCAAATACCCGGAACGAACGAGTGCGAGACGGTGTAGAACAGATATTTGATGCCGCCGGTAATCTAACTAGCAGCTCCAACCGAGTGGGAGCCGATAATTTTCCCGTTAAGGATTTTCCCGACGCAGAGACCCTACGGTTTGGAATTTTTCTTCAAAACGAGTTAGCACTATCCGATACTTTTACACTGTTGCCGGGGATTCGCTACGACAGTTACAACCTTGATGTCACCTCCGACGAGCTATTTGAAAACAATAGCCCTGAGGCACAAGCCGCTGATTTTAACGATTCGTCTCTCTCACCGAATCTCGGTTTTCTGTGGGAAGCAACGCCCAATGTTGCCCTTGTCGGTCGTTATGCGCGAGGTTTTAGATCGCCGCTCTATAGTGAAATCAATGCGGGTTTTACCAACTTAACAAGTCCCTTTTTCCGGTATCAAACCCTCTCAAACCCTAATCTCAAGCCAGAAACGAGCGACACCTTTGAGCTCGGTATTCGCAGTGCATTTGAGCGGGGAAACTTTAGTCTGACGGGTTTTTATAGTAAATACAATGATTTCATTGAAACCTTTGCGAGCGCTGGCACAAGATTTATCGGTGGTGCTCCAGTCTTTTTATTCCAGTCACAAAATATCAATGATGCCCGTACCTACGGCTTAGAGCTGGCGGGAGAATATCGCTTTAGTGATGAAGACCATGGGTTCAGTGTTTTAGGTAGTTTGGGCTGGACTGTGGGGGATGATCTAGATGCAGATCAACCCCTTGAAAGTGTCGATCCGATTAAGGCGGTGCTTGGGTTGCGCTATCGCGGTAAAGATGATCGTTGGGGGACAGAGCTGGTCACTACTTTTGTGGGCAAACCTCGTCTGCGCGATGATCGCCCGGTGGGTTCCTATAGTCCTGATGCCTATACTGTGGTGGATTTATTAGGCTATTACAACATCACGGAAGACCTAAAGCTAAATCTCGGTATTTTTAATTTGTTTAATACGGAGTATTTCCAATATTCCGATGTGCAACCGCTATTGAATTCCCCAGAACCGGAAGACATTAGTCGTTTTGCGCAGCCCGGCATCAGTTTACGGGCAGGGTTGAGCTGGCAGTTTTAG
- a CDS encoding ExbD/TolR family protein — translation MRRYTINEPDLPPQINIVPMIDIIFAILTFFIMSTLFLGRFEALSVNLPKAQTSQPQESVKATVTLDAAGQVYLNKELVAMDGFQDEIVALAEVHPNLVVVLNADGQVTHDKVIAIIDQVRQVEGARLAIATKRQ, via the coding sequence ATGCGACGTTACACCATTAATGAGCCGGATTTGCCTCCCCAAATTAATATTGTGCCGATGATCGATATTATTTTTGCGATTTTGACTTTTTTTATTATGTCAACGCTATTTTTGGGCAGATTTGAGGCATTGAGTGTCAATCTTCCTAAGGCGCAAACGTCCCAACCCCAGGAGTCTGTAAAGGCGACGGTCACGCTGGATGCGGCGGGTCAGGTGTATCTCAACAAAGAATTAGTGGCGATGGATGGGTTTCAGGATGAAATTGTTGCCCTTGCTGAAGTGCATCCCAATTTGGTTGTGGTGCTTAATGCTGATGGACAGGTGACCCATGACAAAGTGATTGCCATCATCGACCAAGTGCGTCAGGTGGAAGGGGCAAGGTTGGCGATCGCCACTAAGCGCCAGTAG
- a CDS encoding energy transducer TonB — protein sequence MNTSDLLEQQRQRDIKLLKILLINSAIASTVLHGWVMSSPVSFFRNILTVDRTPKTSEIEELEFVITDVPEEEIAPEEDRFEPESQAVVQNSPSDVIPQTTAIAAIPEKNLTPKYAPTPQSKASDFDNDEAVDPAAATTTGDENGDLEAGQTSGQMAFGVMGQAGEDDGMGFGQATSGNDQTDGDPSGTTDGIGSGIEGETKPGNTSTTTAPAAKPNPKKAPELTCLSCPKPDYQGTETAAKVDMNIRPDGTVEVRLRQSSGDPAVDRQTLKTLSQWRFAPDTVPDNGVRRNVQVTYEEQGSKFQRQNEIRRQQQQNNPPVAPKPAPVAKPVVTEPPSINTTGATTAAPPSTPEISGRSPSSTPPSQPAKPPETPPQNVVAPATQPIPATAPAPAPMPTPAPQVTAPTPSPVAAPTPAPAPKPAPVAAPTPAPAPKPAPVAAPTPAPAPAPAAAPAPVSTSPEN from the coding sequence ATGAACACATCCGATCTCCTCGAACAGCAGCGACAACGGGATATTAAGCTGCTCAAAATTTTACTGATTAATAGTGCGATCGCCTCCACTGTGTTGCATGGTTGGGTGATGAGTTCGCCCGTCTCGTTTTTCCGCAATATACTCACCGTTGACAGGACTCCAAAAACTTCAGAAATAGAAGAGTTGGAGTTTGTCATTACCGATGTACCAGAGGAAGAAATTGCGCCAGAGGAAGATCGTTTCGAGCCAGAATCCCAAGCGGTTGTCCAAAATTCCCCGTCCGATGTCATCCCCCAAACCACGGCGATCGCCGCGATACCAGAAAAAAATCTCACACCTAAATATGCCCCAACGCCGCAATCAAAAGCGTCTGACTTCGATAATGACGAAGCAGTTGATCCCGCCGCTGCCACAACAACTGGCGATGAAAATGGAGATTTAGAAGCCGGACAAACATCAGGGCAAATGGCCTTTGGTGTAATGGGTCAAGCCGGTGAAGATGACGGTATGGGCTTCGGTCAAGCAACCTCCGGAAATGATCAAACCGACGGCGATCCGAGCGGCACAACCGATGGCATTGGCAGTGGTATCGAGGGGGAAACCAAACCCGGCAATACTTCAACAACAACTGCACCAGCAGCGAAGCCGAATCCGAAAAAAGCTCCGGAATTGACCTGCCTGAGCTGTCCAAAACCTGATTACCAAGGCACAGAAACCGCTGCAAAAGTGGATATGAACATTCGTCCTGACGGCACGGTGGAAGTGCGGCTGCGCCAGTCTAGCGGTGATCCAGCGGTAGATCGACAAACCTTAAAAACGTTGAGCCAATGGCGTTTTGCTCCAGATACTGTGCCGGATAATGGTGTGCGGCGCAATGTGCAGGTGACCTATGAAGAGCAAGGTTCAAAATTTCAGCGGCAAAATGAAATTCGCCGACAACAACAGCAAAATAATCCGCCAGTCGCGCCCAAGCCGGCCCCCGTTGCAAAACCCGTTGTTACTGAGCCGCCGAGCATAAATACGACTGGGGCAACGACTGCTGCTCCCCCATCAACGCCTGAGATTTCTGGGCGATCGCCGTCATCGACACCACCATCCCAGCCAGCCAAGCCACCGGAAACTCCCCCTCAGAATGTCGTAGCCCCAGCCACACAACCCATACCGGCAACAGCACCAGCGCCAGCGCCCATGCCAACTCCAGCACCTCAAGTCACAGCACCAACCCCGTCACCTGTGGCTGCCCCCACGCCTGCACCAGCGCCAAAACCCGCCCCTGTGGCTGCCCCCACGCCTGCGCCAGCGCCAAAACCTGCCCCTGTGGCTGCCCCTACACCTGCGCCAGCGCCAGCACCAGCAGCTGCACCAGCACCTGTTTCTACATCACCGGAGAATTAA
- a CDS encoding CHASE2 domain-containing protein, producing the protein MWQRLKEFSWNWRGVLVTTPTIATLVWLLRLSGFLEFVELAAYDQFVRWQPPEPPDERIVIVGIEAGNTTQSDAVFAELLAKLQTMEPRLIGLDIYRDVPVDPGHDDLVAIFQKYDNIYGIEKMVGETPAETVPPPEALAEKNQIGFNDLVTDSDARIRRSLLAIDDDTGQDHYALSLLLAGLYLEQDGVSIGAAAGTGWYQFGDVILEPLYPNSGAYIGIDNGGYQILINYRGATNAFDQVSMADVLSDKVDPHLFSDRIVLIGDVTEVNKDLFPVPYTLSAKERMPGVEIHAHMTSQILSAVLDGRPLMRSWSEWQENLWILFWTGVGASLAWGLRNTGQGKAWSWERLVGLGIMVVILVGSTYGAIVSGLWLPVIAPGLGLSLSAIAITAYIARSAGEIRNTFGRYLSNEIVATLLESPEGLRLGGERRTITILTSDLRGFTGISERLDPEEVVKLLNLYLSDMADVITDYLGTIDEFMGDGILVLFGAPLPRPDDPERAIACAIAMQLALGSVNEKIAAFGLAPFEMGIGVNTGEVVVGNIGSEKRAKYGVVGSQVNLTYRIESYTTGGQILISEHTYELLKDVLEIRGTQQVSPKGVKTAITIYEVAGIRGKYNLRLPEIIEEFYELPEAIAVEFSVLKGKDIVETRQTAHITRLAKREAVLQLASDHGSARPEILWNLKLNFLQPETEELGDDFYAKVVENSDLAAPYFQIRFTMRPPLIHAKFSRIYQAAQKSAEMATTSQ; encoded by the coding sequence GTGTGGCAACGCCTTAAAGAATTTAGTTGGAATTGGCGCGGTGTTCTCGTAACAACGCCAACCATTGCCACATTAGTTTGGTTACTGCGCCTGAGTGGTTTCCTCGAATTTGTTGAGCTAGCAGCCTACGATCAGTTTGTGCGCTGGCAGCCTCCCGAACCTCCCGATGAGCGTATCGTCATTGTCGGTATTGAAGCCGGTAACACCACCCAATCCGACGCAGTTTTTGCCGAATTATTAGCAAAGTTGCAGACGATGGAACCGCGCCTCATTGGTCTAGATATTTATCGTGATGTGCCTGTGGATCCGGGTCACGACGACCTTGTGGCAATTTTTCAGAAATATGACAATATCTATGGCATTGAAAAAATGGTCGGCGAAACCCCTGCCGAAACTGTGCCGCCCCCCGAAGCCCTTGCTGAGAAAAATCAAATTGGGTTTAATGATTTAGTCACCGATTCTGATGCCCGCATCCGGCGTTCTCTTCTCGCCATTGATGATGATACGGGACAAGACCATTATGCCCTCAGTCTCCTGTTGGCCGGTCTATATTTAGAGCAGGACGGGGTGTCCATCGGTGCGGCGGCAGGGACAGGTTGGTATCAGTTTGGCGATGTTATTTTAGAGCCTTTATACCCCAATAGTGGTGCCTATATCGGTATTGATAATGGTGGCTATCAGATTTTAATTAATTACCGTGGTGCAACTAATGCGTTTGACCAGGTTTCCATGGCGGATGTGTTGTCTGATAAAGTTGACCCCCATTTATTCAGCGATCGCATCGTTCTCATTGGTGATGTCACGGAGGTGAACAAAGATCTATTTCCTGTACCCTACACGCTGTCTGCTAAGGAGCGCATGCCGGGGGTGGAAATTCATGCCCATATGACGAGCCAAATTTTAAGTGCGGTGTTGGATGGTCGCCCATTGATGCGCAGTTGGTCTGAGTGGCAAGAAAATCTCTGGATTTTATTTTGGACTGGGGTCGGAGCCTCGCTGGCATGGGGTCTGCGGAATACGGGACAGGGTAAGGCTTGGTCATGGGAACGGCTCGTGGGTTTGGGGATAATGGTTGTTATTTTGGTGGGCAGTACCTATGGCGCAATTGTGTCGGGTTTGTGGCTCCCTGTGATTGCGCCGGGTCTTGGTTTGTCTCTATCGGCGATCGCCATTACGGCCTATATTGCGCGCTCTGCGGGGGAAATTCGCAATACTTTTGGGCGTTATCTCAGTAATGAAATTGTTGCCACACTGCTTGAAAGTCCAGAGGGTTTAAGGCTGGGGGGCGAGCGCAGAACGATTACTATTCTCACGTCGGATCTACGGGGTTTTACGGGAATTTCCGAGCGTCTCGATCCGGAAGAAGTGGTGAAACTGCTCAATTTATATTTGAGTGATATGGCCGATGTGATCACAGATTATCTGGGCACAATCGATGAGTTTATGGGGGACGGTATTTTAGTTCTCTTTGGTGCGCCGTTACCCCGTCCCGACGATCCTGAACGGGCGATCGCCTGTGCCATTGCCATGCAACTAGCCTTAGGTTCGGTGAATGAAAAAATTGCAGCCTTTGGTTTAGCGCCCTTTGAAATGGGTATCGGGGTCAATACGGGGGAAGTGGTCGTTGGCAATATCGGCTCAGAAAAGCGGGCGAAATATGGCGTTGTCGGCAGCCAAGTGAATCTCACCTATCGCATCGAATCCTATACAACGGGAGGACAAATTTTAATTTCTGAGCATACCTATGAATTGTTGAAAGATGTCCTTGAAATCCGTGGTACGCAGCAAGTTTCTCCCAAGGGCGTAAAGACAGCCATTACGATCTATGAGGTAGCCGGAATTCGGGGTAAATATAATCTACGGTTGCCGGAAATTATTGAAGAGTTTTACGAGCTACCAGAGGCGATCGCCGTCGAATTTTCGGTGCTGAAGGGCAAAGATATTGTCGAAACTAGACAAACAGCCCACATCACTCGCTTAGCAAAACGAGAAGCAGTATTGCAGTTAGCAAGCGACCATGGGTCAGCCAGACCCGAAATTTTGTGGAATTTAAAGTTGAACTTTTTACAGCCAGAGACTGAAGAATTGGGTGATGATTTCTACGCCAAAGTCGTGGAAAATTCTGACTTGGCTGCGCCCTATTTTCAGATTCGCTTTACGATGCGTCCGCCCCTGATTCACGCTAAATTTTCGCGGATTTATCAAGCGGCTCAGAAGTCGGCAGAAATGGCAACTACATCACAGTAG
- a CDS encoding ABC transporter ATP-binding protein, whose product MSTSKTSPEAIAPLSDPQQRPILAARNLTGGYNKKPIVQDINLTVQQGEWLTLVGANGSGKSTLLRLLCRILQPQSGVIHLDGKAIHRRSPREVAKELAILPQQSAVPTGLTVRQLVGLGRSPHQDWWQWELNSADQAQISWALEQTNLSDYGDRPITELSGGERQRAFLALALAQDPKILVLDEPTTFLDVHYQLELLELLKTLNHDQNLTVITVLHELNLATRYSDRIAMIRQGKLFALGAPAAVVTPENLRLGFGVEAVPINTPVGLQVCILSPA is encoded by the coding sequence ATGAGCACTTCAAAAACTTCACCGGAGGCGATCGCCCCCTTGTCCGACCCCCAGCAACGTCCCATACTCGCGGCGAGAAATCTCACGGGTGGCTACAACAAAAAGCCCATTGTGCAGGACATTAATCTCACCGTGCAGCAGGGGGAATGGCTCACTTTAGTGGGAGCAAATGGTTCCGGCAAATCGACATTATTGCGCTTGTTGTGCCGTATTTTGCAACCCCAATCAGGAGTCATTCATCTTGATGGGAAAGCGATTCACCGGCGATCGCCACGCGAAGTTGCCAAAGAGCTCGCCATTTTGCCCCAACAGTCAGCAGTTCCTACGGGATTAACCGTGCGTCAGTTGGTCGGTTTAGGGCGATCGCCCCACCAAGATTGGTGGCAATGGGAGCTAAACTCAGCCGATCAAGCACAAATTAGCTGGGCATTAGAACAAACCAATTTGTCTGACTACGGCGATCGCCCCATCACTGAGCTATCGGGCGGCGAACGGCAACGGGCTTTTCTCGCCTTAGCCCTCGCCCAAGATCCGAAGATTTTGGTATTGGACGAGCCGACCACATTCCTTGATGTGCACTATCAGCTAGAACTTTTAGAACTTCTCAAAACGTTAAACCATGACCAAAACCTCACTGTCATTACCGTGCTCCACGAGCTAAATCTTGCCACCCGTTATAGCGATCGCATCGCCATGATTCGGCAAGGAAAACTTTTTGCCCTCGGTGCACCTGCCGCCGTGGTCACGCCCGAAAATCTCCGTCTCGGCTTCGGTGTAGAAGCAGTGCCCATCAATACCCCTGTGGGTTTGCAGGTCTGTATTCTCTCCCCCGCCTAG
- a CDS encoding VOC family protein translates to MATQFRHIMLMVKDVAGAVKFYKEGLGLPVKVETPGWAEIEADGATIAFHGANEAPETGSSPILSFTVDDVHQAIADLEALGGNLEGRVREPSFGKVAAVRSPQGHLVSLLEPTPKAAE, encoded by the coding sequence ATGGCTACTCAATTTCGTCACATTATGCTCATGGTTAAGGATGTTGCCGGAGCTGTGAAATTTTACAAAGAAGGTCTCGGTTTACCCGTCAAGGTCGAAACGCCGGGCTGGGCAGAAATCGAGGCAGATGGGGCAACGATCGCCTTTCATGGTGCGAATGAAGCTCCAGAAACGGGTAGTTCGCCCATCTTGAGTTTTACGGTTGATGATGTGCATCAGGCGATCGCCGATCTAGAAGCTCTTGGTGGCAACCTCGAAGGGCGAGTGCGGGAACCCTCTTTCGGGAAAGTTGCAGCAGTGCGCAGTCCCCAAGGACATTTGGTGAGTTTGCTCGAACCCACCCCTAAAGCTGCCGAATAA
- a CDS encoding glyoxalase superfamily protein — translation MVKTLIPIFLVSNARESAKWYARLGFVVEGEHQFEPGFPLYMFLRCGAIGLHLSEHQGDARPNTLVYGYVENLEAIATEFGVAIIEQPWGREVHLTDPDGNRLRLGAS, via the coding sequence ATGGTGAAAACCCTCATCCCCATCTTTTTGGTTTCCAATGCCCGCGAATCGGCAAAGTGGTATGCCCGTTTAGGATTTGTCGTAGAAGGGGAACATCAGTTTGAGCCGGGTTTTCCGCTTTATATGTTTTTGCGGTGTGGCGCGATTGGACTGCATTTGTCAGAACATCAGGGAGATGCTCGACCCAATACCCTCGTTTATGGCTATGTCGAAAATCTTGAGGCGATCGCCACCGAATTTGGGGTGGCAATCATCGAGCAACCTTGGGGGAGAGAAGTCCACCTCACTGATCCTGACGGTAACCGTTTACGTCTTGGCGCAAGCTAA
- a CDS encoding ABC transporter substrate-binding protein: MLPLKSKLTIGFLLFALTVGCAQAPNANIPVTNETAETTATAENPATKTKVVALTSLSADILHRLDEDSLVGVSGSRLLAQDPKFSDLPKVSEGRTPPNLEKIVALQPDLVIGAVGFHDQILEKLDEVGIETMAVAVPDWRSLEELTRTLAEKIGADPEPLLTEYASFLPAEPQATDSAIVLVSNQPIMAPNRDSWAGDLLQQFAVNNLVAELQGNSPQQGYITLSPEKILEANPEMLLLVDVGDDSLEQLKSAPFWSELDAVKNDRVYTFDYYGLVNPGSIAAIQTASQKLQELSTAVN; encoded by the coding sequence ATGTTGCCCCTAAAATCAAAACTCACCATTGGTTTTCTACTGTTTGCCCTAACCGTCGGCTGCGCCCAAGCACCCAATGCCAATATTCCTGTGACCAATGAAACTGCTGAAACAACGGCTACTGCTGAAAACCCGGCTACCAAAACTAAAGTTGTAGCCTTAACTTCCCTTTCAGCCGATATTCTCCACCGCCTAGATGAAGACTCTTTAGTCGGCGTTTCTGGCAGTCGTTTGCTTGCCCAAGATCCAAAGTTTAGTGATCTGCCTAAGGTCAGCGAGGGACGCACGCCACCCAATCTCGAAAAGATTGTTGCCCTCCAACCAGACTTGGTAATCGGCGCAGTGGGCTTCCATGACCAGATCCTCGAAAAGCTCGATGAAGTGGGCATTGAAACGATGGCGGTAGCAGTGCCTGATTGGCGATCGCTGGAAGAGTTGACCCGAACATTAGCTGAAAAAATTGGCGCAGATCCAGAGCCTTTACTCACGGAATATGCCAGTTTCTTACCCGCTGAGCCTCAGGCTACTGATTCGGCGATCGTGCTTGTGAGTAATCAGCCGATTATGGCTCCCAATCGCGATAGTTGGGCGGGTGATCTACTGCAACAGTTTGCGGTGAATAATCTCGTTGCTGAGTTGCAAGGTAACAGTCCTCAGCAGGGTTATATCACGTTGTCCCCGGAAAAAATCCTTGAGGCAAATCCTGAAATGCTATTGCTCGTTGATGTGGGCGATGATTCCCTCGAACAGCTAAAATCTGCGCCTTTTTGGAGTGAGCTAGATGCGGTAAAAAATGACCGTGTTTATACTTTCGATTACTACGGCTTGGTTAATCCCGGCAGTATCGCAGCGATTCAAACAGCAAGTCAAAAATTGCAGGAGCTGAGCACCGCTGTTAATTAA